A genome region from Methylobacterium sp. FF17 includes the following:
- a CDS encoding metallophosphoesterase → MRIWILSDLHRDVGVPWTPPAIPDADVAVVAGDVCEGLVESVAWVADAILPHMDAVLVAGNHEFYRRRFEAELASGRRTAKDLGVHLLENDTVAVGGVDFTGCTLWTDYELDGRDYRGASMDDARHGMNDHRLISTDTGGGPRDFRPEDALGIHLGSRRHLERELSQPLVVGGERRPRVVVTHHAPSARCVAPRYRAAPLNPCFASRLDPLIERFQPALWVHGHTHTSMDFLIGATRVLCNPKGYRGENPAFDPALVVEV, encoded by the coding sequence ATGCGGATCTGGATCCTTTCCGACCTTCACCGCGACGTCGGCGTCCCGTGGACGCCCCCGGCCATCCCGGACGCCGACGTCGCGGTCGTCGCGGGCGACGTCTGCGAGGGCCTCGTCGAGAGCGTCGCCTGGGTCGCCGACGCGATCCTCCCGCACATGGATGCCGTCCTCGTGGCGGGGAACCACGAGTTCTACCGGCGTCGCTTCGAGGCGGAGCTCGCCTCGGGGAGAAGGACCGCCAAGGACCTCGGCGTCCACCTCCTGGAGAACGACACCGTCGCCGTCGGCGGCGTGGACTTCACCGGCTGCACGCTTTGGACCGACTACGAGCTCGACGGACGCGATTACCGTGGAGCATCCATGGACGATGCGCGCCACGGCATGAACGACCACCGCCTGATCTCGACCGACACGGGCGGCGGGCCCCGGGATTTCCGGCCCGAGGACGCGCTCGGCATCCATCTCGGCTCGCGCCGGCACCTCGAACGCGAGCTGTCGCAGCCCCTGGTCGTCGGCGGCGAGCGCCGTCCGCGGGTCGTGGTCACCCACCACGCGCCGAGCGCCCGATGCGTCGCGCCGAGGTACAGGGCCGCCCCGCTCAACCCCTGCTTCGCCTCGCGTCTCGACCCCCTCATCGAACGGTTCCAGCCAGCGCTCTGGGTGCACGGGCACACCCATACCTCCATGGACTTCCTCATCGGCGCGACGCGCGTGCTGTGCAACCCGAAGGGGTATCGCGGCGAGAACCCGGCGTTCGATCCCGCCCTCGTCGTCGAGGTCTGA
- a CDS encoding AAA family ATPase yields MARIPASTARAVVLRLFPRVLRAGLDNAVRYGALPRQLAADAGAIEPALGALVGTWLANPYTVPFLHGVPRRTGGMVSRCRDVLRRAGSRERPTEPGTILAGGLATLDAYCARTDDRTMRDIVDASLLLGASALVQPLASRVAAAAWNDLERLEEVAAALHQLALVTATAQGDREVDYVDLGLPDPFPADELDPRGVDTAVAAWRAALGQAFQDLKAEARTVAVGLSAISVGQTLDFLADDTLAAHARAVGQQAVQPLERHAAARSGKDAARRRLPQPPKPARAVSEEPKGREDAVRPGHVLVCPAGPATGTGKGRDVARGFEHAIGKALRLVPTPSLPAVRERLLAEFCQAGRAVDAILGELVGKEFVRLPPLVVVGPPGSGKSRFVRRLGEALGVGVFRVDATNDSGASFGGTERRWWSAEPCRAFMACARHAQANPLVLVDEVDKAPTRSEYGRIWDSMLQTLEPENAARFPDPCLQTDLDLSWVSFVCTANDAGKLPGPLLDRLRVVAFPAPGREHVEALSVALLADIARERGLDPAFLPPPDATELRALRHRWSGGSVRRLRRAVEAIVRVRDRELEGRPQ; encoded by the coding sequence ATGGCGAGAATTCCCGCATCGACCGCGCGCGCCGTCGTGCTGAGGCTGTTCCCGCGCGTCCTTCGCGCGGGCCTCGACAACGCGGTGCGCTACGGCGCGCTCCCGCGGCAGCTCGCGGCCGATGCCGGCGCCATCGAGCCCGCGCTCGGCGCGCTCGTCGGGACATGGCTCGCCAACCCCTACACCGTGCCGTTCCTTCACGGCGTCCCGCGACGCACGGGCGGGATGGTGTCCCGGTGCAGGGACGTCCTCCGGCGCGCCGGGTCCCGGGAGCGCCCGACCGAGCCGGGAACGATCCTGGCCGGTGGCCTCGCGACCCTCGACGCCTATTGCGCGAGGACCGACGACCGGACCATGCGCGACATCGTCGATGCGTCCCTACTGCTCGGCGCGTCCGCCCTCGTGCAGCCGCTCGCTTCCCGTGTCGCCGCGGCCGCGTGGAACGACCTCGAACGCCTGGAGGAGGTCGCAGCCGCCCTGCATCAGCTCGCGCTGGTCACGGCGACCGCGCAAGGCGACCGGGAGGTCGATTATGTTGACCTCGGGCTTCCCGACCCGTTCCCCGCCGACGAGCTCGACCCGCGCGGCGTGGACACGGCCGTCGCCGCCTGGCGTGCCGCGCTCGGCCAGGCGTTCCAGGACCTCAAGGCGGAAGCCCGGACGGTGGCGGTCGGGCTGTCGGCCATCAGCGTCGGCCAGACCCTCGACTTCCTCGCCGACGACACCTTGGCTGCCCACGCGCGGGCCGTCGGCCAGCAGGCCGTGCAGCCCCTGGAGCGGCATGCCGCGGCCCGGTCGGGCAAGGATGCGGCCCGTAGGAGGCTGCCGCAGCCTCCGAAGCCCGCCAGGGCGGTGTCGGAGGAGCCGAAGGGACGGGAGGATGCGGTCCGGCCGGGGCACGTGCTCGTCTGTCCGGCGGGCCCGGCCACCGGGACGGGGAAGGGCCGGGACGTGGCGCGCGGCTTCGAGCATGCCATCGGCAAGGCTCTCCGCCTCGTCCCCACGCCTTCCCTGCCCGCGGTGCGCGAGCGCCTGCTCGCCGAGTTCTGCCAAGCCGGGCGGGCGGTCGACGCCATCCTGGGCGAGCTCGTCGGCAAGGAGTTCGTGCGCCTGCCCCCGCTTGTCGTGGTCGGGCCCCCGGGGTCCGGTAAGTCTCGCTTCGTGCGCAGGCTGGGCGAGGCGCTCGGCGTCGGCGTGTTCCGCGTGGATGCCACCAACGATTCGGGGGCCTCCTTCGGAGGCACCGAACGCAGGTGGTGGAGTGCCGAGCCGTGCCGCGCCTTCATGGCCTGCGCCCGGCATGCCCAAGCCAATCCCCTCGTGCTGGTCGACGAGGTCGACAAGGCCCCGACGCGCTCGGAATACGGACGCATCTGGGATTCCATGCTCCAGACGCTCGAACCCGAGAACGCGGCCCGGTTCCCGGATCCGTGCCTGCAGACCGACCTCGATCTCTCCTGGGTGTCCTTCGTCTGCACGGCCAACGATGCCGGGAAGTTGCCCGGACCCCTGCTCGACCGGCTGCGCGTCGTGGCGTTTCCCGCGCCCGGCCGGGAGCACGTGGAGGCGCTGTCCGTCGCCTTGCTCGCCGACATCGCACGCGAGCGTGGCCTCGACCCCGCCTTCCTGCCGCCGCCCGACGCGACCGAGTTGCGCGCCCTGCGGCACCGCTGGAGCGGAGGCTCGGTCCGTCGCCTCCGCCGTGCCGTCGAGGCCATCGTCCGTGTCAGGGACCGGGAACTGGAGGGGCGCCCCCAATGA
- a CDS encoding DUF6634 family protein: protein MICAFFGTSGRVDATHSAMILSDVLAALGEPVTLIRCRLEGEPALPPRAPADGSVAMCEQVFGTFEGCTVPTVDAIERASDAGRHVVLDMPGAWLRDPAVRKHVDVAVLAVGPAPLDEFAACQALTREAQDRADGSAGNGLAPPWLLGCGRGGGGTTGAAFARTMARLAAGTDPGMPVRALPVTLPPLTYAEASHLVGGDRAARTLAAGVQLLAALRAVSRDPLAASIDAGGLAAAIGVEAGTIRLMDERRIDERLRDLADGLGAIRDGHGPSTAELGESPRLDDWSVGTAPVRILTGRVYGHPNIPDGRRVTTSALYATDGVSFARTLSRTYALGRQADDTATPLH, encoded by the coding sequence TTGATCTGCGCTTTCTTCGGCACGTCCGGACGGGTCGACGCCACCCATTCCGCCATGATCCTCAGCGACGTGCTTGCCGCGCTCGGGGAACCCGTGACGCTCATCCGATGCCGGCTTGAAGGCGAGCCGGCCCTGCCGCCGCGGGCGCCGGCGGACGGTTCCGTCGCGATGTGCGAGCAGGTCTTCGGAACGTTCGAAGGATGCACCGTCCCGACCGTCGACGCGATTGAGCGAGCGTCGGACGCTGGTCGTCACGTGGTGCTCGACATGCCAGGCGCGTGGCTGCGGGACCCGGCCGTGCGCAAGCACGTCGACGTGGCGGTCCTGGCGGTGGGGCCGGCGCCCTTGGATGAATTCGCCGCCTGCCAGGCATTGACCAGGGAGGCACAAGACCGTGCCGACGGGTCGGCCGGCAACGGCCTCGCCCCACCGTGGCTGCTCGGTTGTGGCCGCGGCGGCGGCGGGACCACGGGAGCGGCCTTCGCCAGGACCATGGCGCGGCTGGCCGCCGGCACCGACCCGGGCATGCCGGTGCGCGCCCTGCCCGTGACCTTGCCTCCCCTGACGTACGCGGAAGCATCGCACCTCGTCGGGGGCGACCGCGCCGCCAGGACCCTGGCCGCGGGCGTTCAGCTGCTGGCCGCGCTCCGAGCGGTTTCTCGTGATCCCCTGGCCGCGTCCATCGACGCGGGCGGTCTCGCAGCCGCCATCGGCGTCGAGGCCGGGACCATCCGCCTGATGGACGAGCGTCGCATCGACGAGCGCCTGCGCGACCTCGCCGACGGGCTCGGGGCCATCCGGGACGGGCACGGTCCTTCCACGGCCGAGCTCGGCGAGAGCCCCAGGCTCGATGACTGGAGCGTGGGAACGGCGCCCGTGCGCATCCTTACCGGCCGCGTGTACGGCCACCCCAACATCCCCGACGGCCGGCGCGTGACCACCTCGGCGCTCTACGCGACGGACGGCGTCTCGTTCGCCAGGACGCTCTCGCGCACCTACGCGCTCGGCCGGCAAGCCGACGACACGGCAACTCCCCTGCACTAG
- a CDS encoding metallophosphoesterase family protein produces the protein MRLWILSDVRADLNPAFSLPDPLPDFDALLVAGGICAGLEASLGWLAAALGGRQGRRPVVMVPGNLEYWSEIPLVEALAKGRRRAVELGIHLLSDETVRLEGPDGRGVHVVGATLWTDWSLEGAFQGKLARVGARHAAPDCDRILLRRGRPWSPLDALAVHARSRAYVEDALTTIAYQSLGYPAPPRALVEGVMPGDRAVVLTCHAPSRRSLPEDWSGWLCDGWVAASLASDLDAVMQAWGAPCLWVHGITPGPVDYRLGRTRIVANPRGDARVPGFDPALVVVA, from the coding sequence ATGCGGTTGTGGATCCTGTCGGATGTCCGGGCGGACCTGAACCCCGCGTTCTCCCTGCCCGATCCCCTGCCGGACTTCGATGCCCTCCTCGTGGCCGGTGGCATCTGCGCCGGCCTGGAGGCCTCGCTAGGATGGCTGGCGGCCGCGCTTGGCGGCCGCCAAGGACGCCGTCCGGTCGTCATGGTGCCCGGGAACCTCGAATATTGGTCGGAGATCCCCCTGGTCGAGGCCCTCGCCAAGGGACGGCGGCGCGCCGTCGAGCTCGGCATCCACCTGCTCTCCGACGAGACCGTCCGGCTTGAGGGGCCGGACGGCCGCGGCGTGCACGTGGTCGGCGCGACCCTCTGGACGGACTGGTCCCTCGAAGGCGCCTTCCAAGGCAAGCTCGCTCGTGTCGGCGCCAGGCACGCCGCGCCGGATTGCGACCGGATCCTGCTGCGGCGCGGCCGACCCTGGTCGCCTCTCGATGCGCTGGCGGTCCACGCCCGGTCGCGCGCCTACGTCGAGGATGCCCTCACGACCATCGCCTACCAATCGCTCGGGTATCCGGCGCCGCCCAGGGCGCTCGTCGAGGGTGTCATGCCGGGCGACCGGGCCGTGGTGCTGACCTGCCATGCACCCTCGCGGCGCTCGCTGCCCGAGGATTGGTCCGGCTGGCTCTGCGACGGGTGGGTCGCCGCGTCCCTGGCCTCCGACCTAGACGCCGTGATGCAGGCCTGGGGGGCGCCCTGCCTCTGGGTGCATGGGATCACCCCGGGGCCCGTGGACTACAGGCTCGGCCGGACGCGGATCGTCGCCAACCCCCGTGGGGATGCGCGTGTGCCGGGCTTCGATCCCGCCCTCGTCGTCGTCGCCTGA